A stretch of Clostridia bacterium DNA encodes these proteins:
- the alr gene encoding alanine racemase, with the protein MNKEYGAWIEVDLSALEHNYKVIADYVGKVQIMPVVKANGYGLGAVALAHLYQSLGAQILAVTRVEEAIELREAGIRAHLLLLMPFTKEQAQDVLRYELTPTISCIEQLTMLLEAGVSQKKPVALHLKLETGLGRTGFNEEQLPAALNLIEDSEELQIQGVFSHLAAAHQQAYTKKQIQRFTYYLEMIKARGIKIPLVHLANSTAILDLPETYYDLVRPGTILYGQHPTCHNKLDLQDPFVVKAKVLSISVPPKGSSIGYGLDQVSDGNKRIAVLGLGWADGLSLVPERIRLHFSQVLRQGLKLLGKTRKSHLQVSIGEKTFPFVGRIAMQTAMVEVDESVGLGDIARIPMRRLSANARLPRLYFYQGKQITLDKIEERINRNE; encoded by the coding sequence ATGAACAAAGAATATGGTGCTTGGATCGAGGTAGATTTGAGTGCGTTAGAGCATAATTACAAGGTGATAGCAGATTATGTAGGCAAGGTCCAGATTATGCCTGTTGTCAAGGCGAATGGCTATGGATTGGGAGCTGTTGCACTAGCCCACTTGTATCAGTCCCTAGGTGCCCAAATACTAGCGGTGACCAGGGTTGAGGAAGCGATAGAGCTTAGAGAAGCTGGCATCCGCGCACACCTTCTGCTTTTGATGCCTTTTACAAAAGAACAGGCTCAAGATGTTCTAAGGTATGAACTGACCCCCACTATATCGTGTATTGAGCAATTGACGATGCTATTAGAAGCTGGGGTTAGTCAAAAGAAACCGGTAGCGCTCCATTTAAAACTGGAAACAGGTTTGGGCAGAACCGGATTTAATGAAGAACAATTGCCCGCTGCATTGAACCTTATCGAGGATTCAGAAGAGTTGCAAATTCAAGGTGTATTTTCCCATCTAGCAGCGGCCCACCAACAAGCTTATACTAAAAAGCAAATCCAGAGATTTACCTACTATCTAGAAATGATTAAGGCGAGGGGAATTAAGATACCTCTCGTGCATTTAGCCAATTCAACGGCAATTCTTGATCTTCCAGAAACCTATTATGACTTAGTGCGTCCAGGGACTATTTTGTACGGACAACACCCCACTTGCCACAATAAATTGGATTTACAAGATCCATTTGTTGTTAAAGCAAAAGTACTAAGCATTTCGGTTCCTCCGAAGGGAAGTAGTATCGGCTACGGACTAGATCAAGTAAGCGATGGAAATAAGCGCATTGCAGTTCTTGGGCTAGGATGGGCGGACGGACTTTCGCTTGTGCCGGAGCGCATTCGCTTGCACTTTAGCCAAGTATTGAGGCAAGGTCTGAAACTGCTTGGAAAGACCCGAAAGAGCCATTTACAGGTTAGTATAGGCGAGAAAACGTTTCCCTTTGTGGGGCGGATTGCCATGCAGACAGCTATGGTGGAGGTAGATGAGAGTGTAGGTCTTGGAGATATCGCTCGAATACCGATGCGCCGCTTGTCGGCAAATGCACGCCTACCGCGCCTCTATTTCTATCAGGGAAAACAGATTACTCTTGACAAGATCGAAGAAAGGATAAATAGAAATGAATAA
- a CDS encoding peptidoglycan bridge formation glycyltransferase FemA/FemB family protein, translated as MLEKEKRQPDQVFSCTLIQTGDSAQRERYNRFVESSEKGNFSQLYEWGEIKEKTGWQAIRLLVDKAGVDLGAISILKRKIPKTNKSIFYAPRGPVTAINDYAVMEFLLEQVAEQAKKHNAIFLKIDPDVPKEETSYVDFFQAHGFVSADKGDGFEGTQPKFVFRLDIRPTIEELFANLHSKTRYNIRYARRKGVTVRHMNDKSELRDFYNILKETSERDGFLVRGYEYFSWIYDAMVDNGKAKFYLAEYEGAIISGTLAMYCGDKCWYLYGASSNRHRNVMPNYLLQWTMIEEAKERGCTVYDFRGVSGDISEDNPLYGLYRFKKGFNGTFTEYMGEYDLDYNPNWTKAYRRFEPLYSKAIRWFRKPGK; from the coding sequence ATGCTTGAAAAGGAAAAGAGGCAACCAGATCAAGTCTTTTCGTGTACTCTAATTCAAACTGGTGATAGTGCACAAAGAGAACGCTATAACAGGTTTGTCGAAAGTTCAGAAAAAGGCAATTTTTCCCAGCTCTATGAATGGGGAGAAATTAAAGAAAAAACTGGTTGGCAGGCGATTCGTCTGCTGGTAGATAAGGCAGGTGTGGATCTTGGTGCGATTTCCATACTAAAACGAAAGATTCCAAAAACAAACAAAAGCATTTTCTATGCTCCACGAGGACCGGTCACAGCGATAAACGACTATGCGGTGATGGAGTTTTTGCTTGAACAAGTAGCAGAGCAGGCCAAAAAGCATAATGCGATCTTTTTAAAAATAGATCCTGATGTTCCCAAGGAAGAAACGTCGTACGTTGATTTTTTCCAAGCACATGGATTTGTCTCAGCAGATAAGGGCGACGGCTTTGAAGGAACGCAACCAAAGTTTGTATTTCGACTAGATATTCGCCCGACTATTGAGGAACTGTTTGCCAACCTGCATTCGAAGACGCGGTACAATATCCGTTATGCTCGTAGAAAAGGTGTTACAGTACGCCATATGAACGATAAGAGTGAGTTGAGAGATTTTTATAATATTCTTAAAGAAACCTCTGAACGGGATGGGTTTTTAGTGCGAGGATACGAATATTTTTCATGGATTTATGATGCTATGGTAGACAATGGTAAAGCTAAATTCTACTTGGCTGAATACGAAGGAGCAATCATATCGGGTACGCTTGCCATGTATTGTGGAGACAAGTGTTGGTATCTTTATGGAGCTTCAAGCAACCGGCACCGCAATGTGATGCCTAATTATTTGTTGCAGTGGACGATGATTGAAGAAGCCAAGGAACGGGGTTGCACCGTATATGACTTCCGTGGTGTTTCGGGGGATATTTCGGAAGACAATCCTCTGTATGGTTTGTATCGCTTCAAAAAAGGGTTCAATGGAACCTTTACCGAATATATGGGTGAGTACGATTTGGATTATAATCCAAACTGGACGAAGGCATATCGTCGGTTTGAACCCTTGTATAGCAAAGCAATACGATGGTTCAGAAAACCTGGAAAATAG